Proteins from a genomic interval of Zingiber officinale cultivar Zhangliang chromosome 1B, Zo_v1.1, whole genome shotgun sequence:
- the LOC122048399 gene encoding monothiol glutaredoxin-S9-like translates to MRKQGSITSDRSTLMAPESPSSSSASSSSSSGGEGAGVMQRMVAENPVVVVGRRGCCMCYVARRLLLGLGVNPAVCEFEETAAEADRVVDVEVPGGDLRRPMTLPAVFVGGRLLGGLDRLVAVHITGELVPILKEAGALWL, encoded by the coding sequence ATGAGAAAGCAAGGATCGATCACTTCAGATCGATCCACGCTTATGGCCCCTGAATCGCCTTCGTCCTCCTccgcttcctcttcctcttccagcGGCGGTGAGGGCGCCGGAGTGATGCAGCGGATGGTGGCGGAGAATCCGGTGGTGGTGGTGGGGCGGAGGGGATGCTGCATGTGCTACGTGGCGAGGCGGCTGCTGCTAGGGCTAGGGGTCAACCCCGCGGTGTGCGAGTTCGAAGAGACGGCGGCGGAAGCGGACCGGGTGGTGGACGTCGAAGTCCCAGGCGGGGATCTCCGGCGACCGATGACGCTCCCAGCGGTGTTCGTGGGCGGAAGACTTCTGGGTGGGCTCGATCGCCTCGTCGCTGTCCACATCACCGGCGAGCTCGTGCCCATCTTGAAGGAGGCCGGCGCTCTTTGGCTGTAA
- the LOC122048389 gene encoding uncharacterized protein LOC122048389 produces MDLFFRTKPVLWYSISEKKPLSVQAKGKPRSAVARGGSEKGTARGKSEEGEMDPKASAKSKRSHTQHGRASHPSPSAIAQRKKQSKEKKLEQSAGGGDGELKRTRRPSLPSNWDRYDDEDEVVESVGNPSATEVAPKSKGADFGYLLEQARSQQQERDKLAGLGLPLPSSSEEFPLGLWQGLSSILSVRGEGRLSLYNDDNFIIDDSEDSSISSEVPFLSIDLHAIDAQLSKLKLSDRLFLEADLFPEEQCVGELIEKKMSEQLENLVAREFKKDFAQSASADVDKTALFDNYQPQISAGNATELHSSKGWTSKETQTHNSDSSMFAASNPAEITTSKFEVAAAEADLDMLLDSLSKTKLSNASVDEPGSSRNATTSPIDDTMDSLLATTSSFVQEQKTQASTTKQGSVLISNRPSHVLGATLDGGANSLRTGAKLTLDDNIDDLLGETSIFVKNQKPRLPHGPSSGSKPLDDFDSWIDTL; encoded by the exons ATGGATTTATTTTTCCGAACGAAGCCTGTACTGTGGTATTCCATCTCCGAGAAGAAACCCTTGTCGGTTCAAGCAAAGGGCAAGCCTCGTTCTGCTGTAGCCAGAGGAGGATCGGAGAAAGGAACGGCTAGAGGAAAATCGGAGGAGGGGGAGATGGATCCGAAAGCCTCGGCCAAGTCGAAGCGATCTCATACGCAGCACGGCCGAGCGAGCCACCCTTCGCCCTCTGCTATCGCTCAAAGGAAGAAGCAAAGCAAGGAAAAGAAACTCGAGCAGTCCGCCGGAGGAGGAGACGGGGAGCTAAAGAGAACCCGCCGGCCCAGCCTCCCATCGAATTGGGACCGTTACGACGACGAGGACGAAGTGGTGGAGAGTGTTGGGAATCCTTCCGCCACAGAGGTCGCGCCAAAGAGCAAAGGCGCCGACTTTGGATACTTACTGGAACAGGCACGTTCGCAGCAGCAGGAGCGTGACAAACTTGCTGGCCTTGGCCTCCCATTACCCTCATCCTCAGAGGAGTTTCCCCTTG GTTTATGGCAGGGGCTGAGCTCTATTCTATCTGTTAGAGGAGAGGGCCGTCTATCTTTGTACAACGATGATAATTTCATCATTGACGATTCTGAGGACTCCTCAATTAGTTCTGAG GTACCTTTTTTATCAATTGATTTGCATGCAATCGATGCACAATTATCTAAATTGAAGCTGTCAGATCGCCTTTTCCTTGAAGCTGATTTATTCCCTGAAGAACAG TGTGTTGGCGAATTGATAGAGAAAAAGATGTCCGAGCAATTGGAAAATCTGGTAGCAAGAGAATTTAAAAAGGACTTTGCTCAGTCAGCCTCTGCCGATGTGGATAAAACAGCTTTATTCGATAATTATCAACCTCAAATATCAGCAGGAAACGCTACAGAGCTTCATTCTAGTAAAGGATGGACGTCAAAAGAAACTCAGACGCACAATTCAGACTCTAGCATGTTTGCTGCTTCAAACCCAGCAGAGATCACTACCTCCAAGTTTGAGGTGGCAGCAGCAGAAGCAGACCTTGACATGCTTCTTGACTCACTGAGCAAAACCAAGCTTTCTAATGCTTCTGTAGATGAACCTGGTTCTTCAAGAAATGCAACCACAAGTCCAATTGACGATACCATGGATAGTTTGCTTGCCACAACATCATCCTTCGTCCAGGAACAGAAAACTCAAGCAAGCACAACCAAGCAGGGATCAGTCCTCATTAGTAATCGTCCTTCTCATGTTCTTGGTGCTACATTAGACGGAGGGGCTAATTCCTTGAGAACAGGTGCGAAACTTACACTCGATGACAACATTGATGATTTGCTTGGGGAGACTTCTATTTTTGTGAAGAACCAAAAGCCTCGCCTCCCTCATGGACCATCTTCAGGTTCCAAGCCCCTAGATGATTTCGATTCATGGATTGACACCCtttga